The Legionella cincinnatiensis genome includes a region encoding these proteins:
- the pilB gene encoding type IV-A pilus assembly ATPase PilB, protein MLGSDEFKLYGIGQLVVLEKLLEKSKAIEFYKFANAEKISLVQYLVRNNILSATQIARTASQNFGVPMLDLDCIDVETLPTSLVNETLIRRHSMLPLFCRGNHLYLATDDPSKQTSLKEIQFQTGLNTYAIVVEADKLNVLIDHLLTTKENQCLSDFEMDGLIINEEGHDLNAPISITEDAPIVKFVNKILLDAVKQGASDIHFEPYDKEYRIRYRQDGILHEIATPPARLAARITARIKIMSCLDISERRIPQDGNFKMKLSKTQTIDFRVSTCPTIAGEKVVTRILDPDSVKLGIEALGFNPLQKDYFIHSIRRPQGMILVTGPTGSGKTVTLYSALNILNTKQVNISTAEDPVEIKMPGINQVNINPKAGLTFSNALRSFLRQDPDIIMVGEIRDLETAEIAVKASQTGHLVLSTLHTNSASETLNRLVNMGVPTFNITSSITLIIAQRLARKLCEHCKILRDDFTKSGLLELGFTEADIQEIKLYKAIGCNKCTSGYRGRIGLFEVLPMTKTIGQLIMSGGNALDILKVAQDEGMLTIYQSGLEKIKHGMTTIEEVNRVTVD, encoded by the coding sequence ATGTTAGGAAGCGATGAATTTAAATTATATGGTATAGGACAACTTGTTGTCCTAGAGAAACTTTTAGAAAAATCTAAGGCCATAGAGTTTTATAAGTTTGCCAATGCTGAAAAAATTTCTTTAGTTCAATATCTTGTTAGAAACAATATATTATCTGCAACCCAAATTGCCCGCACCGCATCACAAAATTTTGGCGTACCCATGCTGGATCTTGATTGTATTGATGTAGAAACACTCCCTACAAGTTTAGTGAATGAAACATTAATTCGTCGTCATTCGATGCTTCCATTATTTTGTCGAGGCAATCATTTATATTTAGCTACTGACGATCCAAGCAAACAAACCTCACTGAAAGAGATCCAATTTCAAACTGGACTTAATACTTATGCAATCGTAGTAGAAGCAGATAAGCTTAATGTTCTAATTGATCATTTACTCACCACTAAAGAAAACCAATGTTTATCCGACTTTGAGATGGATGGACTCATTATTAATGAAGAAGGGCATGATCTCAATGCCCCCATCTCGATAACAGAGGATGCTCCAATCGTTAAATTTGTCAATAAGATTCTTCTTGATGCCGTTAAACAAGGAGCTTCTGATATTCATTTTGAGCCCTATGATAAAGAATATCGTATACGGTATCGTCAAGATGGGATTTTACATGAAATAGCAACTCCACCTGCAAGACTGGCAGCCAGAATTACTGCCCGTATCAAAATTATGTCTTGCTTAGATATTTCTGAAAGACGGATTCCACAAGATGGTAATTTTAAAATGAAATTATCTAAAACACAAACCATCGATTTTCGTGTTAGCACCTGCCCTACTATTGCTGGTGAAAAAGTAGTAACCCGTATTCTTGATCCAGACTCTGTCAAATTAGGTATTGAAGCTTTAGGTTTTAATCCGCTGCAAAAAGATTATTTTATCCATTCAATTCGACGCCCTCAAGGCATGATTTTAGTTACCGGACCTACCGGAAGCGGCAAAACCGTCACGTTGTATTCCGCATTAAATATACTTAATACTAAGCAAGTAAATATCTCCACTGCTGAGGATCCTGTAGAAATTAAAATGCCTGGCATTAATCAGGTTAATATTAATCCTAAAGCAGGATTAACATTCTCTAATGCCCTACGATCTTTTTTGCGTCAAGACCCTGACATCATTATGGTAGGAGAGATACGTGACTTGGAAACAGCAGAAATAGCAGTTAAAGCATCACAAACAGGACATCTAGTCCTTTCAACCTTACATACGAATAGTGCTTCTGAAACACTAAATCGTTTAGTGAATATGGGTGTTCCCACATTTAATATCACCAGCTCCATCACCCTCATTATTGCGCAGCGTCTGGCTCGTAAATTATGTGAACATTGTAAAATTTTAAGAGATGATTTCACTAAATCTGGGTTACTCGAATTAGGCTTTACAGAAGCAGACATACAAGAAATCAAGCTATACAAAGCAATAGGTTGTAACAAATGTACTAGTGGATACCGAGGAAGAATTGGATTATTTGAAGTATTACCTATGACTAAAACTATAGGTCAGTTAATCATGTCAGGAGGCAATGCTCTTGATATTCTAAAAGTGGCGCAAGACGAAGGCATGCTCACTATTTACCAATCTGGACTTGAAAAGATAAAACATGGGATGACAACGATAGAGGAGGTCAATCGGGTAACCGTTGATTAA